The following is a genomic window from Mycolicibacterium sp. TY81.
CGACCACGAGCCCGATGAGCGGCATCAACACCAGGCCGGCCAGTCCGAACAGATCGCCGCGCACCCCGATCGGCTCGGCGGCGGCCCACACCGGGACACCGGTGTGATCGGCCGACAGCAGATCCGCTTCGCCCTCCACAGGTGGCGCGGCCGGCGCCTGAACTTCGACGGCCGGTGGGGCCGTCGGGGCCGCCCACCACGAACTCCCGGCCGTCGTGCCGGTGTGCTGTTCGGCGGCGACGACCGGCACCGCCGGGTTCGGGGGTGTGAACACCGGCACCGCAGCGGGGTTGTCGGAGCCGCTGCCCGACTGGGCGCCGGGCGCGGTGTTGTTGCCCTTGCCGTTCGCCTTCGAGGATTTGCCGGTGTTGGTCTGACCGGCCACCGACGAATTGGCGCCGGAATTGCCGCGTGAACCCGAGCCACCGTTGCCGGAGTTGCCGCCGCCGTTGGCGCGCGGCGAGCCGCTCTTGCTGGAACCAGTCTTGCCGGAGCTGCTGTTGCCACCGTTGCCGTTGGACCCGCCGGGATCGGCGGCGGCGACGGCCATCGAGGGGCCGGCCATCACCAGAAACGCCGACACCGAAAGACCGGCAACCGTCAGCAGCGCATCGTCACGGCGCATGTCTGCCCCCGATCAGTTCCGCTGAGTGGCAACCCCCTGCGCACTCCGGTTCCTCATCATGGCATGCCACCGGGCCGGGGTTGACGATTTCCGCAGTCGTCGCGGGTCAGGGTTCAGGCGGCGTCCGGGTCCTGTGCGATGCCGTCCGCGGCCTTGCGCAGCAGCGTCAACGCGGTGCGCGCCCACGTCTGCGTCGCGCCGGCGAGCCCGCAGGCGGGCGTCAGGCCGACGCGCTCGCGCAACACCGTCCGCGCGAATCCGAGCCGGTCGGTGACGCTCGCCGCGGCGGCGGCCACCGTTTCGACCGGCACCGGCCGCTCCGGGGCGACGCCCGGCAGGACGCCCAGCATGATGGTCCGGCCTGCCTCGACCCACTCCCCGATACCGTCGAGGTCTGCCGCGGTCAGCTTGGTCACGTCGATGGAGATGGCGCTGAATGCGGTGCGCGCCAGGGTTTTCCACGGCACGTCCGCGGCGCACACGTGAATGCTCGCCTGTCCCCCGACGGTCGCGATGCACTCGTCGAGCAGGCTGGCGGCGAGCAGCGCGTCGACCGGCGCCACCGGCGACATCCGGGTCACGCCGGCCAGCCGCCCGGCCAGTGCGGCGGGCAGTGACGGCTCGT
Proteins encoded in this region:
- a CDS encoding methionine synthase; translated protein: MTVFAQATGIGSWPGTVAREAAAVVVGELPALPHLVELPARGVGADIIGRAGALLVDIGIDTVPRGYRIAPGRSAVVRRATGLLDEDVDALEEAWEKAGLRGTGRTIKVQVPGPLTLAAELELPGGHRAITDAGALRDLAGSLAEGVAHHRAEVARRCEADVVVQFDEPSLPAALAGRLAGVTRMSPVAPVDALLAASLLDECIATVGGQASIHVCAADVPWKTLARTAFSAISIDVTKLTAADLDGIGEWVEAGRTIMLGVLPGVAPERPVPVETVAAAAASVTDRLGFARTVLRERVGLTPACGLAGATQTWARTALTLLRKAADGIAQDPDAA